A stretch of Triticum aestivum cultivar Chinese Spring chromosome 1D, IWGSC CS RefSeq v2.1, whole genome shotgun sequence DNA encodes these proteins:
- the LOC123175798 gene encoding disease resistance protein Pik-2, producing the protein MEAVVSASHGAVQILLGKLGNVLATKYTLLSGVRGEIQELKDELESMTACLLELADGDDHNEQTRTWMKQVREVAFDVEDCMDRFCHHLSEHHGDRKGLLEYLHRMFNMVRTLRVRHTVATDIQGLKSRAQKVSERRRRYDLGESAGRSSKALDSSSYSHHDNLDRWLPAIHGDGSGLVGMGNMTHAVVRLLSEKRQAAAGPRVLSIVGFGGLGKTTLATTIYSTPKLGGIQCRAFIPVSQTYDFRSLLESVLKQLSTLADSDKDDDPLRNIKKWTISDLVDKIKQCLKRKRYLIVLDDVWQAAAWDQLKVAFPHDNGEEGSILITTRSHEVAKNCCTSPNDPVYEMKRLQMDDSEKLFFKTVFESGKCPNDLLKVSNAILARCNGLPLAIVSIARMLARRQNKTSAEWQTVCDRLGSELEINPTLEGMRRILALSYNDLPYHLKACFLYLCAFPEDFEVRRGSLIRRWAAEGLISGRYGHSLEEIAQNYLDEFVSRNIVSPEQIGCSGKIKSCKVHDIMLEVITAKSVKENFISFLGSSQYNTTAGHDKVRRLSIHPGVAKEQITFSSKNIVHTRSLTILDCIEKPVPIKFAELTLLRVLDLEGCGWLSDKDLKDICKLSLLRYLSLRKTTISQLPNAVGKLKELVTLDVRETPVVEFPKGITRLQNLNHLLVGRYAYYTRTRSVKRFGGKRGAKVPLGLGNMVALQRISHVDISTQKSSCAMHELEKLRQLTRLCVINKNEAKFWKPFAKSLNVLSTSLRYLMVLDGSEKGEELEFLVRLKAPPLFLQRLHLGGRLTKLPDWVSSLNNLASLSLRETHHLAEDSFEVLGKLPSLVSLKLYFRGYAGSALCFEEDSFPRLKQLVVDNQEYLQELSFHGGSPNLERLTLAFSRVPRGGINGIENLLCLREVEFFGHIIDSTFNEVFEAAKIHPNRPKVTRDDQPSTEAAQASSGVGYSEQQSTNQQVDRPALRREEDDEAAPAWRLLPSKCPLAYIL; encoded by the exons ATGGAGGCCGTGGTGAGCGCCTCCCATGGCGCCGTGCAGATACTATTGGGGAAGCTCGGCAACGTCCTCGCCACCAAATACACGCTTCTCAGTGGTGTTCGCGGGGAGATCCAGGAGCTCAAGGACGAGCTCGAGAGCATGACCGCCTGCCTCCTCGAGCTCGCGGATGGCGATGATCACAACGAACAA ACTAGGACTTGGATGAAACAAGTGAGGGAAGTCGCGTTCGATGTGGAGGACTGTATGGACAGGTTCTGCCATCACCTCAGCGAGCACCATGGAGACCGTAAAGGACTCCTGGAATACCTCCATAGGATGTTCAACATGGTGCGGACATTGAGGGTGCGGCACACAGTGGCCACCGATATCCAGGGCCTCAAATCTCGTGCCCAGAAAGTGAGCGAAAGGAGGCGCAGGTATGATCTAGGCGAGTCGGCAGGACGGTCAAGCAAAGCGCTTGATTCTTCTTCGTACAGCCACCATGACAATCTGGACCGCTGGCTGCCAGCAATCCATGGTGACGGGTCTGGGCTAGTCGGGATGGGCAACATGACTCATGCCGTGGTGAGGCTGCTCAGTGAGAAACGCCAGGCGGCGGCAGGTCCCCGAGTGCTGTCCATAGTGGGTTTCGGTGGCCTCGGCAAGACCACCCTCGCCACGACCATCTACAGCACTCCAAAGTTGGGTGGCATCCAGTGCCGCGCTTTCATTCCGGTGTCCCAGACATATGATTTCCGTTCTCTTCTCGAGTCCGTGCTGAAGCAGCTTTCGACTTTGGCCGACAGTGATAAAGATGACGATCCCCTCCGGAACATTAAAAAATGGACCATAAGCGACTTGGTTGACAAGATCAAACAATGTTTGAAGCGTAAGAG GTACCTGATCGTTCTGGATGACGTCTGGCAAGCAGCTGCATGGGATCAGCTAAAGGTAGCTTTTCCTCATGATAATGGTGAAGAGGGCAGCATATTAATTACTACACGCAGTCACGAGGTGGCAAAAAATTGCTGCACCTCTCCCAATGATCCTGTCTATGAAATGAAGCGGTTACAGATGGATGATTCAGAGAAGCTATTCTTCAAGACGGTCTTTGAGTCAGGGAAATGTCCGAACGACCTGCTGAAAGTCTCCAATGCCATTTTGGCAAGGTGCAACGGTCTACCTCTAGCTATAGTGAGCATAGCACGAATGCTAGCTCGGAGGCAAAACAAGACATCGGCAGAGTGGCAAACAGTATGTGATAGGCTGGGTTCTGAACTGGAGATAAACCCCACTTTAGAGGGAATGAGACGGATACTTGCTCTGAGCTACAATGATCTGCCATACCATCTGAAAGCATGTTTCTTATACCTGTGTGCTTTCCCTGAGGATTTTGAGGTCAGAAGAGGCTCTCTGATTAGACGGTGGGCAGCCGAAGGCTTAATCTCTGGAAGGTATGGTCACAGTTTGGAAGAGATTGCTCAGAATTATTTGGATGAGTTTGTCAGTAGAAACATCGTCAGCCCTGAACAGATTGGCTGTAGTGGCAAGATTAAGAGTTGTAAAGTCCACGACATAATGCTAGAAGTTATCACCGCTAAATCTGTCAAGGAAAATTTCATCTCGTTCCTAGGGAGCAGTCAATACAACACAACAGCAGGCCATGACAAGGTACGAAGGCTCTCCATCCATCCTGGTGTCGCCAAGGAGCAGATAACCTTTTCCAGTAAGAACATAGTCCATACCCGTTCACTGACAATTCTGGACTGCATTGAGAAACCTGTACCCATCAAATTTGCTGAGTTGACACTTTTAAGGGTTTTAGATCTTGAAGGATGTGGATGGTTAAGCGATAAGGATCTCAAGGACATTTGCAAACTGTCTCTGCTGAGATACCTCAGCCTTAGAAAGACAACCATATCCCAACTACCAAATGCAGTAGGGAAACTTAAAGAATTGGTGACACTGGATGTAAGGGAAACTCCTGTCGTCGAGTTTCCCAAAGGTATCACTCGGCTCCAGAATCTGAATCATCTACTTGTAGGCCGTTATGCATATTACACAAGGACACGAAGTGTCAAGCGTTTTGGGGGGAAACGTGGAGCGAAGGTACCACTTGGATTAGGGAATATGGTTGCCCTCCAGAGAATCTCTCATGTAGACATCTCTACACAGAAAAGCTCCTGTGCAATGCATGAACTGGAAAAATTGCGGCAGTTAACCAGACTTTGTGTAATCAACAAGAATGAAGCAAAGTTTTGGAAACCCTTTGCCAAGTCTTTGAATGTGCTTAGCACCTCTCTTCGTTATCTAATGGTCCTGGATGGTTCAGAGAAAGGCGAGGAGCTGGAATTTTTAGTACGCCTAAAGGCCCCCCCTCTGTTTCTGCAGAGGCTGCATTTGGGGGGACGGCTAACTAAGCTGCCTGACTGGGTATCATCGCTCAACAACTTGGCCAGTCTGTCGCTTCGAGAGACTCACCACTTGGCGGAGGATTCCTTTGAGGTTCTAGGGAAGCTCCCCAGTCTTGTTTCTCTCAAGCTATACTTCAGGGGATATGCTGGGAGTGCCTTATGTTTTGAAGAGGACAGTTTTCCCCGACTGAAGCAATTGGTTGTGGATAATCAGGAGTATCTCCAGGAGCTGAGCTTCCATGGGGGTTCACCCAATCTTGAGAGGCTCACATTGGCTTTCAGTAgggtgcctcgtggaggcattaacGGCATTGAGAACCTGCTGTGCCTAAGAGAAGTTGAGTTCTTCGGTCACATTATAGATTCTACATTTAATGAGGTGTTTGAGGCGGCCAAAATACATCCAAATCGTCCGAAAGTCACCAGGGACGATCAACCTTCTACGGAAGCTGCACAAGCAAGTTCAG GGGTGGGGTACAGTGAGCAGCAGTCAACCAACCAGCAGGTGGATAGGCCTGCACTTCGGCGTGAAGAAGATGACGAGGCAGCGCCAGCTTGGCGTCTGCTGCCTTCTAAGTGTCCTCTGGCTTATATACTGTAA
- the LOC123182988 gene encoding 50S ribosomal protein L7/L12, which yields MASSLLRSGQRLLRHHRGRLPAAFSTAAAEELIDVRKLPTDYDPSTFDPTAPPSRPPPSDRVWRLVDDVSALTLAEAAELSALLLRRLDIPSAPPIAILNSAAGLGDGGAAAAGAAGDKPAAAAEKTVFELRLDSFDAASKIKVIKEIRTFTDLGLKEAKELVEKAPAVIKGGLSKEEAEKIVERMKALGAKVVMD from the coding sequence atggcctcctccctcctccgctccggccagcgcctcctccgccaccaccgcggccgcctCCCCGCGGCCTTCTCCACGGCGGCCGCCGAGGAGCTCATCGACGTGCGCAAGCTGCCCACCGACTACGACCCCTCCACCTTCGACCCGACCGCGCCGCCGTCCCGCCCGCCGCCCTCCGACCGCGTCTGGCGCCTCGTCGACGACGTCTCCGCCCTCACCCTCGCCGAGGCCGCCGAGCTCTCCGCCCTCCTGCTCCGCCGCCTCGACATCCcctccgcgccgcccatcgccatCCTCAACTCCGCCGCGGGCCTCGGcgatggcggcgcggcggccgccgGCGCGGCCGGCGACAAGCCGGCGGCCGCGGCCGAGAAGACGGTCTTCGAGCTGCGGCTGGACTCGTTCGACGCGGCGAGCAAGATCAAGGTGATCAAGGAGATCCGGACGTTCACCGACCTCGGGCTCAAGGAGGCCAAGGAGCTGGTGGAGAAGGCCCCCGCCGTGATCAAGGGAGGGTTGTCCAAggaggaggccgagaagatcgtcgAGCGGATGAAGGCCCTCGGCGCCAAGGTCGTCATGGACTGA
- the LOC123182989 gene encoding ER membrane protein complex subunit 6, producing MAAAGGTSSDDVPVIQAENLTSNVRSILYSRTFLSIISGVVAGIWGFTGLTGFVFYFLIMLVASIGLLAKSKFSVHTYFDSWSRILVEGVLAGLMSFVLFWTFAYDIVHIF from the exons atggcggcggccggcggcaccTCCTCCGACGATGTCCCCGTCATCCAGGCAGAGAACCTCACCAGCAACGTCAGGTCCATCCTCTACAG CCGGACATTCTTGTCGATCATCAGTGGAGTTGTTGCTGGTATCTGGGGGTTCACAGGTCTGACGGGCTTCGTCTTCTACTTTCTGATAATGTTGGTAGCTTCTATTGGGCTCTTGGCAAAGTCGAAGTTCTCAGTCCACACGTACTTTGATAGTTGGAGCAGGATTTTAGTTGAAGGAGTTTTGGCCGGCCTTATG TCCTTCGTGCTGTTCTGGAC ATTTGCGTATGATATCGTCCACATCTTCTGA